The stretch of DNA GTCACCGTGCCGATCACGCCCGCGCCCTCGACGTGGAGCGGGAACGAGCCGCCGTGGGCCGCGTACAGGTCCGGGTCCAGGCGGGAGGAGGCCTCGAAGGTCGTGTCCTTGGCGCGGAAGCGGGCGCCGACCAGGTAGGAGGCGCAGCCGTAGCGCTCCACCACGCGGCGTTTGCGGGCGATCCAGGCGTCGTTGTCGGGGGTCGAGCCGGGCAGGGCCGCGTGGAAGAGCTGCTGGCCCGCGCGGTGGATGTCGACGGCGACCGGGGCCCGGCGCTCCCGT from Streptomyces sp. 6-11-2 encodes:
- a CDS encoding heme-degrading domain-containing protein is translated as MTNDVRPAPETTPGIEELEAQERRLVLPRFTYDDAWALGSLLVELARERRAPVAVDIHRAGQQLFHAALPGSTPDNDAWIARKRRVVERYGCASYLVGARFRAKDTTFEASSRLDPDLYAAHGGSFPLHVEGAGVIGTVTVSGLPQLDDHRMVVEALERFLGEG